In one window of Plasmodium berghei ANKA genome assembly, chromosome: 14 DNA:
- a CDS encoding THO complex subunit 2, putative: MDISNVLHNYRVRLFDEFEGKDIETNLNIIKQKYEDKLVSILKQVKYKTSLHKSCEKSCFCSKYQNDNYCPCSQINQKYQKNEINEENKNQDNLNSEKQTQVHITNESSDKKRKRNDNHNENYEKKNEGENIAEDNNKEEQIQNPLKRQNMNSGKIKDIHISDTIEFNEHKNETINNLNTFIKVDEDIKFLDSTDLFFNIPIKKDCILKDIFTKLTQEIKNKNYQNVYKYVYLECYKRNQNKIQEQGFCCNLQKNFKTIINFYFTSFVEQFSLFYFDFFLCIVKGIITIESGINYISNDLAPLHHEHSMKFNFPFFKINTDTNNMHDEKYNTNLDNTYLILPFKIVILNSFQYIFEIVHYLREKQNDLYTNYKDIIFQCIVMLEKKKIISYKDATTYIECKNFDKINIFPKELNKLITKLKTKNMYSISIYNLIRENINGYSKIIFLLDQFFANNLNSPIDRSNQNSKLSSKFYSKYILKRKKKKKNEQTTHNKDDQNGNYQTNFSHEFLISSDFENISDSSLSLLSYNNDNSNNDNNNLKKKKKLKHETLGSVKEHTYEPARQYNEFEKNQQKINCSSLKRKWKKHLNCYYCNDIINLKKIIFKIAGLHNLCPRRIISILLFYYEQNINSEKQLLPLFYLYSKESITDVIILELKIKNNYIQEKNLEKLDKLKIIYNKNEIEENENKYHLPEFLLNTNKFFSYNYFKMCSILILNDLLNLNIFYNNLLPNDILLKHTFNELYKKYYDDYDNTFSDKIISLFHYYIPYDINKMYDIFETLKSGYFEKKNQNFEKSKLTNLENKTSNTLQTNNENSENDIKNNSPELSRTNNSNIDDIYNNNSKSLNKLLENTDDPLSIHDIVVNYSLNINNPDLKKKCQNILESQNKDAIKYYLYDSLTNNTQNNGENFIKMYIEREIKIRNESKNSKYLAYNNAHNYLFLEEDHYFLVLSRLFFMINQKFLFLSTLIDLNAWSYATIIINHLTSFNSNPFMNYFVTKSLAQLLNYLLTPLINNFYDIKKKKPIKNEACFFCKLNINSSNLVGYNSIKTINQNKKHLKNLFKNEKSIKINKKKVKQLIKLYKYNYKLFVLKNQEKNNINNKNIFIDKNHISISIKKKKKKNLKNKHFPLQKFFFLSNISEEKQNTFHTPSNSDLKPKDAIYNNNEQTYLKEIQTMDEFFDIFLPFLKYLGYFTYIYDELQQNVLKILLKYVEIMTKKNSNNETQAEQIDKFHPKFYSFLNFFFLSLNNNCEEINENLINTHLWNILKLIPVSTRYKVYFNFYNLIEKQKKDIIKYKNQILIPNDFFDENCKNSENKTDNTLLEKQNNNINPHFATLPINSIYFFSLFNFELIKTKIRKIIKRATADILKDRQNVKVQNMLSEFNFIINRNPFIGAEVIIQQCELFDNNMIITLTESIKHIHIFSSDIFLYKIIEKQQLLNVNTFNLNKQNNMNSSEFCADNVFRPKKLINLSLFSAIFMSKHPPVEFYPILISTLKRIFSEMHTSDELFLRRFSPNTQNIDQDMQINDSNMNIKNDDTNKMIILKAHNKKYPDLMSGYIFDLEYIQKLIEIYGGTSTYVEVQALNEDQLDAQGGFRNLKKEVMIIENDLDMNINNTEYDYIEKNQIENEKLKSECISYASKVLLNPNIIYLMFCILSKLKHEYLYDSNTFNLKNLSFIVDQINSILLQYIDFLQTNSTPKLYISIIPNIITIFQFFDIPQAFQIIRFSFPFFDQNDIQNELDAEKEKDNDQDYESETDEETDPWIDTMMPIVEKYINIENLNGINIKFYLIYWRLHISDIYVPHKQYKKIIDNFDMLINKLEKYFVDNKKHGDLNWIHKKIEKLNFRKAQIKNEYEYHILHTNKIKKKLSHIIEHWVDPEEIDFNTFTSFVKCLIAPRILNSEKDSLFCSKFIQVLVEFYTPLFNLCTLVQVLTKMLIPLINSCTEKESLNVGIFFNDLFSYLYVLCDDVKYFHNISNNNPCFSNTLNFESKITINHGDIVQKIYKWENYIIALLFDHNNNDEKTWINYKSIVVFLFRLVNSFPYSSKIKDSIINHLQNLQNISKAHGWKDILISINSLKQIMEKNKKLTGAEKKDEQEPKGKPPKINETPQKSDSNVTMTPFNTSRHAHTNSGSHFMPVAKNIYNQSIHHVMPNALNLPPKPFMKENFNKIPPPQEPNKYMLKRRYRYF; the protein is encoded by the exons ATGGATATTTCAAATGTACTCCACAATTATAGAGTACGGCTTTTCGATGAGTTCGAAGGGAAAGATATtgaaacaaatttaaatataataaaacaaaaatatgaagATAAATTAGTAtctattttaaaacaagtaaaatataaaacatctTTGCATAAAAGTTGTGAAAAATCTTGTTTTTGCTCAAAATACCAGAATGATAACTATTGCCCATGTAGCCAAATAAACCagaaatatcaaaaaaatgaaataaatgaggaaaataaaaatcagGACAATTTAAATTCTGAAAAACAAACACAAGTTCATATTACAAATGAAAGCTCggataaaaaaagaaaacgaAATGACAACcataatgaaaattatgaaaaaaaaaatgagggAGAAAATATAGCAGAAGATAACAACAAAGAAGAGCAAATTCAAAATCCATTAAAAAGACAAAATATGAATTCaggtaaaataaaagatatacATATATCTGATACAATAGAATTTAATgaacataaaaatgaaacaataaataatttaaatacatttataaaagTTGATGAggatataaaatttttggATTCAAcagatttatttttcaatattcctattaaaaaagattgtattttaaaagatatatttacaaaattaacacaagaaattaaaaataaaaattatcaaaatgtttataaatACGTATATTTAGAGTGTTACAAAagaaatcaaaataaaatccaAGAACAAGGATTTTGTTgtaatttacaaaaaaacttcaaaactattattaatttctaTTTTACTAGTTTTGTAGAACAGTTctcattattttattttgatttttttttatgtatagtAAAAGGAATAATAACAATCGAATCAggaattaattatatttccaACGATTTAGCACCTTTACATCATGAACATTCCATGaaatttaattttccatttttcaaaataaatacagaTACTAATAACATGCatgatgaaaaatataatactaatttagataatacttatttaattttgccatttaaaatagttatattAAATAGCTTTCAATACATATTTGAAATTGTACATTATTTAagagaaaaacaaaatgatctttacacaaattataaagatattatatttcaatGTATTGTAAtgttagaaaaaaaaaaaataatttcttaTAAAGATGCAACTACATATATAGaatgtaaaaattttgataaaataaatatatttccaaaAGAACTAAATAAGCTTATTACCAAattgaaaacaaaaaatatgtatagtatatcaatttataatttaatcaGAGAAAATATCAATGGTTATtctaaaataatttttttgttagaTCAATTTTTTGCAAACAATTTAAATTCCCCTATTGATAGATCAAATCAAAATAGTAAACTTTCTTCAAAATTTTACTCGAAATATATccttaaaagaaaaaaaaaaaaaaaaaatgagcaAACAACACATAACAAAGATGATCAAAATGGAAATTATCAAACAAATTTTTCTCATGAATTTTTGATTTCTTCAGATTTTGAGAATATCTCAGATTCATCATTATCGTTATTATCATACAATAATGAcaatagtaataatgataataacaatttaaaaaaaaaaaaaaaattaaaacatgAAACGTTGGGAAGTGTCAAAGAACACACTTACGAACCTGCTAGACAATACAAtgaatttgaaaaaaatcaacaaaaaattaattgtTCATCATTGAAaagaaaatggaaaaaacatttaaatTGCTATTATTgtaatgatataataaatttgaaaaaaataatttttaaaattgcGGGATTACATAATTTATGTCCACGTAGAATaatatcaatattattgttttattatgaacaaaatataaatagcGAAAAACAACTTCttcctttattttatttatattcaaaagAAAGTATAACCGATGTAATAATACTtgaattgaaaataaaaaataattatattcaagaaaaaaatttagaaaaattagacaaattaaaaattatatataacaaaaatgaaattgaggaaaatgaaaataaatatcatcttcctgaatttttattaaatactaataaattttttagttacaattatttcaaaatgtgttctattttaattttaaatgatctcttaaatttaaatatattttacaataatttattacctaatgatattttattaaaacataCATTTAATGAATtgtacaaaaaatattatgatgattatgataatacattttcagataaaattatttcacttttccattattatattccaTATGATATCAATAAAATGTATGACATTTTTGAAACTCTTAAATCTggttattttgaaaaaaaaaatcaaaatttcgaaaaatcaaaattaaCTAATTTGGAAAACAAAACTTCAAATACATTACaaacaaataatgaaaattcagaaaatgatataaaaaataattcaccAGAATTGTCTAGAACCAATAATTCCAATATTGatgatatttataataataattcaaaaagtttaaataaattattagaaAATACAGATGATCCTCTTTCTATACATGATATAGTAGTTAACTACAGTTTGAACATTAACAATCcagatttaaaaaaaaaatgccaAAACATTTTAGAATcacaaaataaagatgcaataaaatattatttatatgattcCTTAACTAATAACACACAAAATAATGgagaaaattttataaaaatgtatatagaaagggaaattaaaataagaaatgaatctaaaaattcaaaatatttagcTTATAATAATGCACACAACTATTTATTTCTAGAAGAAgatcattattttcttgttttaagtcgtttattttttatgataaatcaaaaatttttatttttatcaacaTTAATAGATTTAAATGCTTGGAGTTATGCtacaattataattaatcaTTTAACTAGTTTTAATTCAAATCCATTTATGAACTATTTTGTTACTAAATCTTTGGCCCAACTTCTTAATTATCTTTTAACCCCTttgataaataatttttatgatattaaaaaaaaaaagccaataaaaaatgaagcaTGTTTCTTTTGCAAATTAAACATAAATTCATCTAACCTTGTTGGATACAATTCTATTAAAACTattaatcaaaataaaaagcatcttaaaaatttatttaaaaatgaaaaaagtatcaaaataaataaaaaaaaagtaaaacagttaatcaaattatataaatataattataaattatttgtattaaaaaatcaagaaaaaaataatataaataacaaaaacatatttatagacaaaaatcatatatctatttcgataaaaaaaaaaaaaaaaaaaaatttaaagaatAAGCATTTTCCATTACAAaagtttttctttttatcaAACATTTCtgaagaaaaacaaaacacATTTCATACACCTTCCAACTCCGATTTAAAACCGAAAGATGCCATATACAATAACAATGAACAAACATATCTAAAAGAAATACAAACTATGGATGAATTTTTCGATATATTCTTACCtttcttaaaatatttaggatattttacatatatatatgatgaaCTTCAACAAAATGtgttaaaaattttattaaaatatgtcGAAATtatgacaaaaaaaaatagtaataatgaaaCTCAAGCTGAACAAATAGACAAATTCCATCcaaaattttattcatttttaaatttcttttttttatcattaaataacaattgcgaagaaataaatgaaaatctAATTAATACCCATTTAtggaatatattaaaattaataccTGTTTCTACAAGATATAAAGTGtatttcaatttttataatttaatagaaaaacaaaaaaaagatattattaaatataaaaatcaaattcTTATACCTaatgatttttttgatGAAAACTGTAAAAATAGTGAAAACAAAACAGATAATACTTTAttagaaaaacaaaataataacataaatCCACATTTTGCAACCCTTCCAATTAActcaatatattttttctccttatttaatttcgaattaattaaaacaaaaataagaaaaattattaaaagagCAACAGcagatatattaaaagataGACAAAATGTTAAAGTCCAAAATATGCTATCagaatttaattttataataaatagaaATCCATTTATTGGTGCTGAAGTCATTATACAACAATGTGaattatttgataataatatgattatAACTTTAACTGAATCTATTAAgcatattcatatattttcaagtgatatttttttatataaaattatagaaaaacaacaattattaaatgttaatacttttaatttaaataaacaaaataatatgaacaGTTCAGAATTTTGTGCTGATAATGTTTTTAGAcccaaaaaattaataaatctTTCATTATTTAGTGCAATATTTATGTCAAAACATCCACCTGTTGAATTTTATCCAATACTTATTTCAACattaaaaagaatattttcAGAAATGCATACATCAGATGAGTTATTTTTACGACGTTTTTCACCAAATACTCAAAACATTGATCAAGATATGCAAATAAATGATTctaatatgaatataaaaaatgatgatacaaataaaatgataatattaaaagcacataataaaaaatatcctGATTTAATGAGTGGATATATATTCGATTTAGAGTATATTCAAAAACTTATCGAAATATATGGTGGAACTAGTACATATGTAGAAGTACAAGCATTAAATGAAGATCAATTAGATGCACAAGGGGGGTTTCGAAATCTAAAAAAAGAAGTCATGATTATTGAAAATGATTTAGATAtgaatattaataatacagaatatgattatatagaaaaaaatcaaattgaaaatgaaaaattaaaatcaGAATGTATTTCTTATGCATCCAAAGTATTATTAAATcctaatattatatatttaatgttTTGTATTTTGTCAAAATTGAAAcatgaatatttatatgatagTAATACATTTAATCTCAAAAATTTGTCATTTATAGTTGACCAAATAAATTCTATTCTTTTACAATATATTGACTTTTTACAAACAAATTCAACTCCTAAACTTTATATATCTATTATTCCAAATATTATCACTATATTCcaattttttgatatacCTCAAGcttttcaaataattagATTTTCCTTCCCATTCTTTGATCAAAATGATATCCAAAACGAACTAGATGCagaaaaggaaaaagaTAACGATCAAGATTATGAATCAGAAACAGATGAAGAAACAGATCCATGGATAGATACTATGATGCCAATTGTtgaaaaatacataaacaTAGAAAACTTAAATGGAATAAATATCAAATtctatttaatttattggAGATTACATATATCAGATATTTATGTTCCACATAAAcagtataaaaaaataatagacaATTTTGATATGCTTATAAATAAgttagaaaaatatttcgttgataataaaaaacatggCGATCTTAATTggatacataaaaaaatagaaaaattaaattttagaaaagctcaaataaaaaatgaatatgaaTATCATATACTTCATAcgaacaaaattaaaaaaaaattatcacaTATAATAGAGCATTGGGTCGATCCTGAAGAAATCGATTTTAATACATTCACTTCTTTTGTTAAATGTTTAATTGCTCCAAGGATATTAAATAGTGAAAAAgattcattattttgttctaaATTTATACAAGTATTAGTAGAATTCTATACCCctctttttaatttatgcACATTAGTTCAagttttaacaaaaatgtTAATTCCTCTTATAAATTCATGCACAGAAAAAGAATCACTAAATGTcggaatattttttaacgaCCTTTtctcatatttatatgtattatgtGATGATgtcaaatattttcataatatatcaaataacAATCCATGTTTTAGTAACACTTTAAATTTCGAATCAAAGATTACTATTAATCATGGTGATATTGTTcagaaaatttataaatgggaaaattatattattgctTTGCTTTTTGACCATAAcaataatgatgaaaaaacttggattaattataaatcgATAGTTGTCTTTTTATTTAGATTAGTTAATTCATTTCCATATTCATCAAAAATTAAGGATTCTATAATAAATCATTTGcaaaatttacaaaatatttcaaaagcACATGGTTGGaaagatatattaatatcaaTTAATAGcctaaaacaaataatggaaaaaaataa AAAACTCACTGGtgcagaaaaaaaagatgaacAAGAACCCAAGGGAAAACCACCAAAGATAAATG AAACGCCACAAAAATCTGATTCAAACGTAACTATGACCCCATTTAACACATCTCGTCATGCTCATACAAATTCGGGCTCCCATTTTATGCCAGTGGCAAAGAATATTTACAATcaaa GCATACATCATGTAATGCCAAATGCTCTCAATTTACCTCCAAAGCCATTTATgaaagaaaattttaacaaaattcCCCCGCCTCAAGAGCCAAATAAATACATGTTAAAAAGAAGATATCgctatttttaa
- a CDS encoding ribosomal RNA small subunit methyltransferase A2, putative yields the protein MNRFLKKLIFVFACFVITKIYFVKSVKHEKRNERHHRFYYIRTHVKKNDKTKKEKINVPISNKININNNKTNIYFIKKNQFLLLNTPNKNSELVYKNSEQSGKNYILNNKFLSRDLEGIQIFPTKQKNEDDEQNLKTLLPSREFKPKRSLGQNYLKDENIIKKMIQAIELDSSQFVLMKEKKKKKNLLKSKKDKIQDETDEKNKLKINENNCNSKNMESLKNEGKGIIELGCGLGQLSKHLFKKYKNMTAIEIDSRALTIISRTMPGFDFIHDDVLQINYKELSINKNTKLSVIGNLPFYITSQILFCLLDFYKYIEQAVVTIQYEVGQRIVAKQNDKDYSILSILFSLYTHPYLLFKIPSNAFYPIPKVEAAVMKIIFKKHNFNCNLLFLKQVLKHAFQQRRKKLKSSLKGLLNMYNIQNLPMAFSDLRPQQLYPEQFVELTNILFPLHDYPFDPNVQTKVWRKTKHGE from the coding sequence ATGAATAGGTTTCTGaagaaattaatatttgtatttgcTTGTTTtgtaataacaaaaatatattttgtaaaatcaGTGAAACATGAAAAACGAAACGAAAGACATCACCgtttttattacataaGAACgcatgttaaaaaaaatgacaaaacaaaaaaagaaaaaatcaATGTACCTATATCcaacaaaataaacataaataataacaaaacaaatatatattttataaaaaaaaatcaatttttattattaaatacgCCAAATAAAAACTCGGAATtggtatataaaaattctgAACAGTCAggtaaaaattatatattaaataataaatttcttAGTAGAGATTTAGAAGGAATACAAATTTTTCCAactaaacaaaaaaatgaagacgATGAACAAAACCTTAAAACTTTATTACCATCTCGAGAATTCAAACCAAAAAGAAGTTTAggacaaaattatttaaaagatgaaaatattataaaaaaaatgatacaGGCAATAGAACTGGATTCTAGCCAATTTGTTCTcatgaaagaaaaaaaaaaaaaaaaaaatttattgaaatcaaaaaaagacaaaatCCAAGATGAAACagacgaaaaaaataaactaaaaataaatgaaaataattgtaattctaaaaatatggaaagTCTTAAAAACGAAGGAAAAGGAATAATTGAATTAGGATGTGGGCTAGGACAATTAAGtaaacatttatttaaaaaatataaaaatatgacaGCTATTGAAATAGATAGTCGTGCTTTGACAATTATAAGTCGAACTATGCCAGGATTTGATTTTATACATGATGATgttttacaaataaattataaagaactatcaataaataaaaatacaaaattatcAGTTATTGGAAATTTAcctttttatataacatcacaaatattattttgtttattagatttttataaatatatagagcAAGCAGTTGTAACTATACAATATGAAGTTGGACAAAGGATTGTAGCAAAACAAAATGACAAAGATTATTCTATTTTAAGTATATTGTTTAGTTTGTATACTCatccatatttattatttaaaattccAAGTAATGCATTTTATCCTATTCCAAAAGTTGAAGCTGCAgttatgaaaattattttcaagaagcataattttaattgtaatttattatttttaaaacaagTATTAAAACACGCTTTTCAGcaaagaagaaaaaaattaaaatccAGCTTAAAAGGACTATTAAATATGTACAATATTCAAAATCTACCAATGGCATTTTCTGATTTACGTCCACAACAACTATATCCTGAACAATTTGTTGAACTTACCAACATCTTATTCCCATTACATGATTATCCCTTTGATCCAAATGTTCAGACAAAGGTATGGAGAAAAACAAAGCATGGGGAATAA
- a CDS encoding rRNA-processing protein FCF2, putative translates to MGSIKNKFNILETVKAEPISVLDYVNDTIKNKKEEKQAKKNLLSEWGHMKKADKTDELKLQWKLIQHENLFAKNEYNKIKKDEKMPDFFQVATLINGDDKIKVGAGKESQSLHTSNRRKRKCLSALQLFEKNTEMKKWCVKKYTKLQTEKNIGGKSFVRKQKRELMKLKRS, encoded by the coding sequence ATGGGAAGTATAAAgaacaaatttaatatcTTAGAAACGGTAAAGGCAGAGCCTATATCCGTTCTTGATTATGTAAATGATacgataaaaaataagaaagaagaaaaacaggcaaaaaaaaacttattAAGTGAATGGGGACATATGAAAAAAGCCGATAAAACTGATGAACTAAAACTACAATGGAAATTAATTCAAcatgaaaatttatttgcaaaaaatgaatataacaaaataaaaaaagatgaaaagATGCCAGACTTTTTTCAAGTTGCTACATTAATAAATGGagatgataaaataaaagttgGAGCTGGGAAAGAATCCCAATCATTACATACATCAAATAGAAGGAAAAGAAAATGTTTATCTGCTTTacaattatttgaaaaaaatacagaaatgaaaaaatggtgtgttaaaaaatataccaaGTTACaaacagaaaaaaatattggaGGAAAATCTTTTGTTcgaaaacaaaaaagagAATTAATGAAGCTTAAAAGATCGTAA